The following proteins come from a genomic window of unidentified bacterial endosymbiont:
- a CDS encoding outer membrane beta-barrel protein, with the protein MVSKKIALSVLCAAVISQSVFAAEGSSVSYSFLSGGLAVDSNGLARDCKKSLEKFLESSGSPQPAKDVFKIKPSSVGGYLTGSYGFDNNVFLEGRLRTISNRKTSFFAGAGYHFPVDDRSDIYLLAGVSQPVLPSNIHFNQKVRQGTTSDRSPKVDRDGIYIDANSTISGAKITVGDKELTAEEKAKLSAPAPKKQHAEENDPNKTIVSFKSKLAPSLEVGYRANLCDEMGVRLAYRLTKDKIEMNSLKGLKSEKSKGLSHELSAGAHYHFTPQLAAEVGYTFTKLPKFGSMKPKDSHMGTVGLRYAFN; encoded by the coding sequence ATGGTAAGTAAAAAAATAGCACTATCAGTGCTCTGTGCTGCTGTTATTTCCCAGAGTGTATTCGCTGCTGAAGGTAGTTCGGTAAGCTACAGTTTCCTGTCTGGTGGGCTGGCTGTTGACAGTAATGGATTAGCCCGTGATTGCAAAAAATCGCTGGAAAAATTCTTAGAGTCAAGTGGCTCCCCACAGCCAGCCAAAGATGTTTTTAAAATTAAGCCCTCAAGTGTGGGTGGTTATTTAACTGGTAGCTATGGTTTTGATAACAATGTTTTTCTAGAGGGACGTTTACGTACGATCTCCAATCGGAAAACTAGCTTCTTTGCAGGGGCGGGATATCATTTTCCAGTCGATGATCGCTCTGATATCTACCTGTTGGCTGGTGTTAGCCAGCCTGTTTTGCCATCCAATATTCACTTCAACCAAAAGGTTCGTCAGGGCACTACTTCGGATCGTAGCCCTAAGGTGGACAGAGATGGAATATATATAGATGCAAATTCTACGATCAGCGGTGCTAAGATAACAGTAGGAGACAAGGAACTTACAGCAGAAGAAAAGGCTAAACTTAGCGCTCCTGCTCCAAAAAAACAGCATGCCGAAGAAAATGATCCCAACAAGACTATCGTTAGCTTTAAAAGTAAGCTAGCCCCGAGTCTAGAGGTAGGCTATCGTGCTAATCTCTGCGATGAAATGGGAGTACGTCTCGCTTATCGCCTCACAAAAGATAAAATAGAGATGAACAGTTTAAAAGGTTTAAAATCTGAGAAAAGTAAGGGACTTAGCCATGAGCTCTCTGCCGGAGCACACTATCATTTTACCCCCCAACTTGCGGCTGAGGTTGGTTACACTTTTACTAAACTTCCTAAATTTGGTTCGATGAAACCCAAAGACAGCCATATGGGTACAGTTGGCTTGCGCTACGCTTTTAATTAA
- the bioB gene encoding biotin synthase BioB encodes MAHTYPKKQTLEKAKETFNLPLLQLVYQSQTVHRKYFKPNTVQISTLLSIKTGGCPENCSYCPQSAHYQTGLQSEPLITVQAVVEAASRAKSAGATRFCMGAAWRGPRDKALTQVCSMIGEVKKLGLETCVTLGLLNDSQAEKLKQAGLDFYNHNIDTAPEFYNKIITTRTFEDRVNTLESVRKSGIKVCCGGIIGLGETNDDRIKMLVFLANLEEPPESVPINRLIKIPGTPLENQDPVDPFDFVRTIALARIIMPNSYVRLSAGRESMSDELQALCFMAGANSIFYGEKLLTTENPIPEKDNRLFKRLGLEKL; translated from the coding sequence ATGGCTCATACATACCCAAAAAAACAGACCCTTGAGAAGGCGAAAGAGACCTTTAATCTACCATTACTACAGCTTGTCTATCAATCCCAAACAGTACACAGAAAATATTTTAAGCCAAACACTGTGCAAATTAGCACCCTTTTGAGCATAAAAACAGGGGGCTGTCCAGAAAATTGTTCCTATTGTCCTCAATCAGCCCACTATCAAACTGGCCTGCAAAGTGAGCCGTTGATCACGGTCCAAGCGGTTGTCGAAGCAGCCAGCAGAGCAAAAAGTGCCGGGGCGACCCGTTTTTGTATGGGTGCCGCATGGCGTGGCCCGCGGGATAAAGCGTTGACCCAAGTCTGTAGCATGATTGGTGAAGTCAAAAAGCTCGGTTTAGAGACCTGTGTAACCCTGGGTTTATTAAATGATTCACAAGCAGAAAAACTGAAACAAGCAGGGTTAGATTTTTATAATCATAATATTGATACTGCTCCTGAATTTTATAATAAAATTATTACGACTCGCACCTTTGAAGATAGAGTAAACACACTAGAATCCGTTAGAAAATCAGGGATTAAAGTGTGTTGTGGTGGCATTATCGGCCTTGGAGAAACTAATGATGATCGAATTAAGATGCTGGTTTTTCTGGCCAATCTTGAAGAACCACCAGAATCTGTTCCTATCAATAGGCTTATAAAAATTCCAGGGACCCCGCTTGAAAACCAGGATCCCGTTGATCCGTTTGATTTTGTGCGGACTATTGCCTTGGCAAGAATTATCATGCCAAACTCTTACGTAAGACTTTCGGCAGGACGAGAGAGCATGTCTGATGAACTGCAAGCCTTATGTTTTATGGCAGGCGCCAACTCAATTTTTTACGGCGAAAAACTACTGACCACCGAGAACCCTATCCCCGAAAAAGATAATCGTTTATTTAAGCGTCTAGGACTCGAGAAATTATAG
- a CDS encoding aminotransferase class I/II-fold pyridoxal phosphate-dependent enzyme, protein MYEPYRRHLRVLRDKEKYRRLPEIGQANQASWLDFSSNDYLNLSRHPALLQAGMAAAKQYGVGATGSRLLSGNNELFKRFEAQISQDKKTEAALIFNTGFQANISVLSALLDANVLGDRPLVFFDKCNHASLYQAVFLSDDALIRYPHNNLQQLEILLQKYHADRRPKFIVAETLFGMDGDILPLQEIVLLAKKYGAFLYLDEAHAVGVLGPSGYGLSTTVAFTEVHYVVVGTFSKALGCSGGYVACNRVLRDYLINKAAGFIYSTAPSPFVIGAAYKAWELVRTLHNERKQLCSLSEKLKNKLLDAGLSIGQANTHILPILLKEERLVMQLKEELLNSGVIVSAIRPPTVPPNSSRLRVSLTSAHREKDIDRLLTILSKRS, encoded by the coding sequence ATGTATGAGCCATATAGACGCCACTTACGCGTTTTGCGAGATAAAGAAAAATATCGCAGATTACCCGAGATAGGTCAAGCGAATCAAGCCAGTTGGTTAGACTTCTCTAGCAATGATTACTTAAATTTGAGCCGACATCCAGCGCTGTTACAAGCGGGGATGGCGGCTGCCAAGCAGTATGGGGTAGGCGCTACCGGTTCTCGGTTACTCTCTGGGAACAATGAGCTGTTTAAAAGATTTGAAGCACAGATTTCTCAAGATAAAAAAACAGAGGCTGCATTGATTTTTAATACAGGATTTCAAGCCAATATCAGTGTGCTATCAGCTTTATTAGATGCAAACGTCTTAGGAGACAGACCCCTTGTTTTTTTCGATAAATGTAACCATGCAAGCCTGTATCAAGCGGTTTTTTTAAGCGATGACGCGCTTATCAGATATCCGCATAATAACCTTCAGCAGCTGGAAATTCTTTTACAAAAATATCACGCTGATCGCAGGCCGAAGTTTATTGTTGCAGAAACACTATTTGGTATGGATGGGGATATTTTACCCCTTCAAGAAATCGTCTTGTTGGCAAAAAAATATGGGGCTTTCTTATATTTAGATGAAGCTCATGCTGTGGGGGTTTTGGGGCCGTCAGGCTACGGGTTGTCAACCACTGTAGCGTTCACTGAGGTCCATTATGTTGTGGTAGGAACCTTCAGTAAAGCCCTGGGGTGTAGTGGCGGTTACGTCGCTTGCAATCGAGTACTTCGGGACTATTTGATTAATAAAGCGGCAGGTTTTATCTATTCTACTGCGCCATCGCCATTCGTGATTGGGGCAGCCTATAAAGCGTGGGAGCTGGTGAGAACGTTACACAATGAACGCAAACAATTATGCTCTTTAAGTGAAAAATTAAAAAACAAGCTGCTCGATGCAGGATTGAGTATAGGCCAGGCTAATACGCATATCTTACCCATTCTTCTTAAAGAAGAGCGTTTAGTCATGCAACTCAAAGAGGAGCTGTTAAACAGTGGAGTTATAGTGTCAGCCATTCGC